From Candidatus Pedobacter colombiensis, one genomic window encodes:
- a CDS encoding glycoside hydrolase family 31 protein yields the protein MKKIFCRSHLQRSALLALAFPLLISDTPALAVQKTTATQQLTQQNQKVISAKKVGSTVIELLLSNNQRLTLDFYNDQIFRLFQDNSGGVMRDPEAKPEAKILVENPRKPVTKLNLTDGHNLVTISTDKIIIEIDKNTSLLKIINPITRAVILEEATPISFGKAVTLTLKENPQEYFYGGGVQNGRFSHKGKAIAIENQNSWTDGGVASPTPFYWSSNGYGMMWNTFKKGKYDFGAKEKGLVKLSHETDYLDVFFMTGDGAVALLNDFYQLTGNPVLLPKFGFYQGHLNAYNRDFWKEDEKGVLFEDGKRYKESQKDNGGIKESLNGEKNNYQFSARAVIDRYKKNDMPFGWLLPNDGYGAGYGQTETLDGNIQNLKSLGDYARKNGVQIGLWTQSDLHPKPEVSALLQRDILKEVKDAGVRVLKTDVAWVGAGYSFGLNGVSDVAKIMSDYGNNSRPFIISLDGWAGTQRYAGIWSGDQTGGVWEYIRFHIPTYLGSGLSGQPNITSDVDGIFGGKNTVVNTRDFQWKTFTPMQLNMDGWGANEKYPQALGEPITSINRTYLKLKSELMPYTYSIAKEAVTGLPMIRAMFLEYPNAYTKGTATQYQFLYGPNFLVAPIYQATKLDEKGNDIRNGIYLPEGVWIDYFTGEKYAGNSILNNFDAPLWKLPVFVKSGAIIPMTNPNNNISEINKGIRIYEIYPSEKSSFTEYDDDGTTERYKSGKGTSSLIEAEVDKKNRALVTIHPSEGDFDDFVKEKATEFKINVTERPKKITATIGKTNVKLTEVNSMDDFLKKENVYFYDATPSLNRFATKGSEFEKVAIIKNPQLLVKLGTTDITTNAINLVVEGFKYDPANRQLVSSGRLTSPVNARITANNTEAYRLKPTWEKVNHADFYEIDFNGMHYTTIKDTALLFDGLTAETAYSFKLRAVNKDGRSDWAEIKATTKSNPLQFAIQGIVATTTAENQGGSGIGKLFDFDEGNLWHTKWGAKAVPFDMVLDLKAIHQLDKFHYLPRTGKGNGILLSGKVFYSNNKENWTEAGSFEWANSDDVKIFNFTSHPSARYLKIAVSDGVGGFGSGRELYVFKVPGTESYLPGDINNDHLIDKNDLTSYTNYTGLRKGDADFEGYISNGDINKNNLIDAYDISVVATQLEGGIDDRKIDRLAGKLDISTVKQNYNKDEIIEVKVKGTNFKSVNALSFALPYNSQDYEFIGVQALNMKQMDNLTYDRLHTNGNKALYPTFVNIGNKEALAGTIDLFILKFKAKRKVKFDLKAIDGLLVDKNLDVVKL from the coding sequence ATGAAGAAAATATTCTGCAGATCCCACCTTCAACGCAGCGCTTTGCTTGCGCTAGCTTTTCCCTTACTGATTTCTGATACTCCGGCCCTGGCTGTACAAAAAACCACAGCCACACAACAGCTAACACAGCAAAATCAGAAAGTCATTAGTGCAAAGAAGGTTGGCTCAACGGTGATTGAGCTATTACTTTCCAACAATCAACGACTGACTTTGGATTTTTATAATGACCAAATATTCAGGCTTTTTCAGGATAATTCGGGTGGAGTAATGAGAGATCCGGAAGCAAAACCTGAAGCTAAAATTTTGGTGGAAAATCCAAGGAAACCGGTTACAAAATTAAACCTGACAGACGGGCATAATCTGGTTACCATATCCACCGACAAGATTATTATTGAGATAGACAAGAATACCTCTTTATTAAAAATAATCAATCCGATTACTCGTGCTGTTATTCTTGAAGAAGCAACGCCAATAAGCTTTGGGAAAGCAGTCACACTAACTTTAAAGGAAAATCCTCAGGAATATTTCTATGGTGGGGGTGTGCAAAATGGCCGTTTTTCTCATAAAGGAAAAGCGATTGCTATAGAAAATCAAAACAGCTGGACAGATGGAGGAGTGGCCTCTCCAACGCCTTTCTATTGGTCGTCTAATGGTTATGGCATGATGTGGAATACCTTCAAAAAAGGCAAATACGACTTTGGGGCTAAAGAAAAGGGATTGGTAAAATTGTCGCACGAAACCGATTATCTGGACGTCTTTTTTATGACGGGTGATGGAGCTGTGGCGCTTTTGAATGATTTTTATCAACTCACAGGAAATCCCGTGCTTTTGCCTAAGTTTGGTTTCTATCAAGGGCATTTAAATGCTTATAACCGGGATTTTTGGAAGGAAGATGAAAAAGGGGTTCTGTTTGAAGATGGCAAGCGCTATAAAGAGAGCCAAAAGGATAATGGTGGCATTAAAGAATCTCTGAACGGAGAAAAGAACAATTATCAGTTTTCTGCCCGCGCTGTTATTGATCGATATAAAAAGAACGATATGCCTTTCGGCTGGCTACTTCCAAACGATGGCTATGGTGCCGGTTATGGACAAACGGAAACACTGGATGGAAATATTCAGAATCTAAAAAGCTTAGGAGATTATGCTCGTAAAAATGGTGTTCAAATTGGATTGTGGACACAATCTGACCTTCACCCCAAACCTGAAGTTAGTGCTTTACTGCAACGGGATATCCTAAAAGAGGTAAAGGATGCTGGTGTCCGCGTATTGAAAACAGATGTAGCCTGGGTAGGGGCTGGATATTCATTTGGGCTTAATGGGGTGAGCGATGTGGCTAAAATCATGTCTGACTATGGAAATAACAGCAGACCTTTTATCATATCATTAGATGGCTGGGCTGGTACGCAACGATATGCAGGTATCTGGTCGGGCGACCAAACCGGAGGTGTATGGGAGTACATTCGTTTTCACATCCCAACTTATTTGGGTTCCGGATTATCGGGACAGCCTAATATTACTTCGGATGTGGATGGTATTTTTGGTGGTAAAAACACGGTAGTCAACACCAGGGATTTCCAATGGAAAACCTTCACTCCTATGCAATTGAATATGGATGGATGGGGTGCTAACGAGAAATATCCACAAGCATTGGGCGAGCCGATTACATCTATTAACAGGACCTATTTAAAGCTCAAATCGGAATTGATGCCTTATACCTACAGCATTGCTAAGGAGGCCGTCACCGGTCTACCAATGATCAGAGCAATGTTCCTTGAATATCCAAATGCATATACTAAAGGAACTGCAACTCAATATCAATTCCTGTATGGACCAAACTTCTTAGTTGCCCCAATCTATCAGGCAACAAAATTGGATGAAAAAGGCAATGACATCCGCAATGGGATCTATTTACCGGAAGGAGTTTGGATCGATTATTTCACTGGAGAAAAATATGCTGGGAACAGCATTTTAAACAATTTTGATGCTCCATTATGGAAGCTTCCTGTATTTGTAAAGAGCGGAGCAATCATTCCTATGACAAATCCGAACAACAATATATCGGAGATCAATAAAGGAATTCGCATTTATGAAATTTATCCATCTGAAAAAAGTTCGTTTACAGAATATGATGATGATGGTACAACAGAACGATACAAATCAGGAAAAGGTACATCAAGCTTAATTGAAGCCGAAGTTGATAAGAAGAACCGTGCACTTGTTACCATTCACCCTTCAGAAGGTGATTTCGATGATTTTGTGAAGGAAAAAGCGACTGAGTTTAAAATAAATGTGACGGAACGACCGAAGAAAATAACTGCTACAATCGGGAAAACCAATGTAAAATTGACTGAGGTCAATTCAATGGATGACTTTTTAAAGAAAGAGAATGTATATTTCTACGATGCTACTCCTAGCTTAAATCGGTTTGCAACTAAGGGGAGCGAATTTGAAAAGGTTGCCATCATTAAAAACCCTCAACTTCTGGTAAAACTTGGCACTACCGACATTACAACTAACGCTATTAACCTCGTTGTTGAGGGATTCAAATATGACCCGGCAAATAGACAACTTGTCTCATCAGGAAGGTTAACCTCCCCAGTTAATGCCCGTATTACAGCTAACAATACAGAGGCCTATAGGCTGAAGCCAACCTGGGAAAAAGTTAATCATGCAGATTTCTATGAAATAGATTTCAATGGTATGCATTATACCACCATCAAAGATACTGCCCTGTTATTTGACGGGTTGACTGCAGAAACTGCTTATTCGTTTAAACTGCGTGCAGTAAATAAGGATGGCCGTTCTGATTGGGCAGAAATTAAGGCGACGACTAAATCGAATCCGCTGCAATTTGCAATTCAGGGAATTGTTGCCACGACAACAGCCGAAAATCAGGGTGGATCTGGCATCGGGAAGTTGTTTGATTTTGATGAAGGAAACCTTTGGCATACCAAATGGGGTGCAAAAGCGGTTCCTTTTGATATGGTTCTTGATCTAAAGGCAATTCATCAGCTGGATAAATTTCATTACCTGCCACGTACAGGAAAAGGAAATGGAATATTACTGAGCGGCAAAGTATTCTATAGTAACAATAAGGAAAACTGGACTGAAGCGGGCTCTTTTGAGTGGGCAAACAGTGATGATGTTAAAATATTTAATTTCACTAGCCATCCATCTGCCCGTTACCTTAAAATTGCTGTTTCTGATGGTGTGGGTGGTTTTGGCTCAGGTCGTGAATTGTATGTATTTAAAGTTCCGGGAACAGAAAGCTATCTTCCAGGAGATATCAACAATGACCATTTGATTGACAAAAATGATTTGACTTCGTACACCAACTACACCGGCTTGAGAAAAGGTGATGCTGACTTCGAAGGGTATATCAGCAATGGTGATATCAATAAAAATAACCTGATCGATGCTTATGACATTTCAGTGGTAGCGACACAGCTTGAAGGTGGGATCGATGATCGTAAAATAGATAGATTAGCTGGGAAGCTCGATATAAGTACCGTAAAACAGAATTATAACAAAGATGAAATCATCGAGGTTAAAGTGAAAGGCACAAACTTTAAATCTGTAAATGCTTTAAGCTTTGCATTGCCATACAATTCACAGGATTACGAGTTTATAGGCGTACAGGCATTGAACATGAAGCAGATGGACAACCTGACCTATGATAGGCTACATACGAATGGAAATAAAGCCTTGTATCCAACTTTTGTCAACATAGGGAACAAAGAAGCTTTAGCGGGAACTATAGATCTATTTATCTTGAAATTTAAAGCGAAACGTAAAGTGAAATTTGATCTTAAAGCCATTGATGGATTGTTGGTTGACAAGAATTTAGATGTAGTGAAATTATAA
- a CDS encoding ABC transporter permease, which yields MNFNEKEDITENWQWEINSTQSWFKLGLRDLYSYRGLIMRFVRRDLIASYQQTIIGPVWMFLQPLLTTSIYFVVFGNFAKVSTDGVPKILFYLSGTIIWTFFFDNISGTMYTFITNAQIFNKVYFPRLIMPISNIITQSVRLSIQLMLFVLIFLFYHILYDQFQLSYTLLLIPLLIILTAAFALGSGLLISVFTARYRDVDTFFQYILRLGMFVTPVVFPSSIVPLKYQFLFWLNPLTPIIETFRAVFFNHGAIQYNYLLLAVVNTTILLILGLAMFKKRETEVMDII from the coding sequence ATGAATTTTAACGAAAAAGAAGATATAACAGAAAATTGGCAATGGGAAATAAACTCAACCCAAAGCTGGTTTAAATTAGGCCTACGCGATCTTTACTCCTATCGCGGGTTAATTATGCGTTTTGTACGCCGTGATTTAATTGCCAGTTATCAGCAAACCATAATTGGTCCTGTCTGGATGTTTTTACAGCCCCTTTTAACCACTTCAATTTATTTTGTGGTCTTTGGCAACTTTGCCAAAGTATCAACAGATGGTGTCCCTAAAATATTATTCTATTTGTCGGGCACGATTATCTGGACTTTCTTTTTCGACAATATTTCTGGCACCATGTATACCTTCATCACCAATGCACAAATTTTTAACAAGGTATACTTCCCAAGATTAATTATGCCAATAAGTAATATTATCACTCAATCGGTAAGATTGTCAATACAGCTGATGCTATTTGTCCTTATCTTTTTATTTTATCACATCTTATATGATCAGTTCCAGCTATCTTATACCTTGTTGCTTATCCCACTTTTAATCATACTAACTGCAGCTTTTGCATTAGGCTCAGGTCTATTGATCTCTGTTTTTACGGCACGGTATCGCGATGTGGATACTTTCTTTCAATACATACTTCGCTTAGGGATGTTTGTTACCCCGGTTGTTTTTCCAAGTTCTATAGTACCTTTAAAGTACCAATTTTTATTTTGGTTAAACCCCTTAACACCTATCATAGAAACTTTTAGAGCTGTATTTTTTAATCACGGTGCGATACAGTATAATTATTTGTTATTAGCAGTTGTTAATACTACTATTTTATTAATCCTGGGTTTGGCCATGTTTAAAAAGCGTGAAACAGAGGTAATGGACATTATTTAA
- a CDS encoding metallophosphoesterase, which translates to MSLQKTLLLLPFLLGLNICYSYAQKAEDNAIVQIVYTSDAHYGIKRSNFRGDHDVSGNLVNAAMISKINTLSKLYFPADSGVKNSQPIAYIDYLIESGDITNRMEIPVQSSALSWSQFKTDYMQGLKLKNQHNMPTQLLLLPGNHDISNAIGHGKLMKPLTDPTAMVGIYNLMLKPDLPKTNASYNYATDKVHYSFDVKGIHLMFVNLWPDSAERIWMQKDLQNISATTPVIIFTHDQPTCEAKHFTNPHSPQHVKPGSKFENLTAEHYKGDVSDKAKDGSTDIEQLGWVTFLKQHPNIKAYFHGNSNWNEYYVYKGPENNVNLDVFRVDSPMKGRDSASNETLLSFQLIAIDTQNQLLTVRECLWNTEPLNPSKHIVFGKSKTISLMVTE; encoded by the coding sequence ATGTCATTACAAAAAACACTTTTACTATTACCCTTCCTTTTAGGTTTAAACATTTGCTACTCTTATGCTCAAAAAGCTGAAGACAATGCTATTGTTCAGATTGTTTACACTTCTGATGCCCATTACGGCATCAAACGCTCAAATTTTAGGGGCGATCATGACGTAAGTGGTAATTTGGTAAATGCTGCCATGATCAGCAAAATCAATACCTTATCAAAACTCTACTTCCCCGCAGATTCGGGCGTGAAAAATAGTCAACCAATAGCTTATATAGATTATCTTATAGAATCGGGCGACATCACCAACAGGATGGAAATACCGGTTCAATCTTCTGCATTATCCTGGTCGCAATTTAAAACGGATTATATGCAGGGCCTTAAATTAAAGAATCAACACAACATGCCAACGCAGCTATTGCTGCTACCAGGCAATCATGATATCTCTAATGCAATTGGCCACGGCAAGCTAATGAAACCATTAACAGACCCCACTGCAATGGTGGGCATCTATAATCTAATGCTTAAGCCTGATCTACCTAAAACCAATGCATCTTACAATTATGCAACTGATAAGGTCCATTACTCTTTTGACGTAAAAGGTATCCATCTGATGTTTGTAAACCTCTGGCCTGATTCTGCCGAACGTATCTGGATGCAAAAAGACCTTCAAAACATTTCTGCTACTACACCTGTAATTATTTTTACCCACGATCAGCCAACCTGCGAAGCAAAACACTTTACAAATCCACATTCTCCTCAGCACGTAAAACCGGGAAGTAAATTTGAAAACCTAACTGCCGAACATTATAAAGGAGACGTTTCTGATAAAGCCAAAGATGGCTCTACTGATATTGAACAGCTCGGTTGGGTTACATTTTTAAAACAACATCCCAACATTAAAGCCTATTTTCATGGCAATAGTAACTGGAATGAATATTACGTTTACAAAGGACCTGAAAATAATGTTAACCTGGATGTTTTTAGGGTAGATTCGCCAATGAAAGGCCGGGACTCTGCTAGTAATGAAACCTTGTTGTCCTTCCAACTTATTGCTATAGACACTCAAAACCAATTATTAACGGTTCGTGAATGCTTATGGAACACTGAGCCATTAAACCCTTCAAAGCATATCGTGTTTGGAAAATCCAAGACCATATCATTAATGGTGACAGAATAG
- a CDS encoding glycosyltransferase, producing the protein MENFKPFTIQHLQVDQLYSFMPSPVNYYLVFWWKNIPLGHIWLYTHNSTIDNTIFKQNVTDAIQKTVDDYASVQKRDNQTLWKTYLLDNDQEKLKQELDNIIPLQIGTPTGDEKLSIVICTRNRPQQLEQCVKALMDSHDQDFELIVVDNAPDNDSTEQIMKKYPTVKYVKEPRKGLSIARNTGARQARHDIVAYTDDDVIVHPTWTRIIKTTFQDQLTMAVTGLVIPVSLQVKAQYLFEKNSGFNRGYIAKVFDKDYFAKYLDVGVPVWDVGAGANMAFRRKVFDHIGWFDERLGAGASGCSEDSEFWYRVMAKGWNCNYYPQLFVYHQHRDSEASLKNQMFSYMRGHVSALLVQYKNHRHKGNLFRLYHILPVHYLKRICSDILHLRLNTLKGTLNEAYGCVAGYLYYFKYCNGKDNDT; encoded by the coding sequence ATGGAAAACTTTAAGCCCTTTACCATTCAGCACCTCCAGGTTGATCAACTTTACTCGTTTATGCCATCTCCGGTTAATTACTATCTGGTTTTTTGGTGGAAAAACATACCATTAGGACACATTTGGTTGTATACGCATAACAGCACCATTGATAATACTATCTTCAAACAAAATGTAACAGATGCTATACAAAAGACTGTTGATGATTACGCCTCTGTACAAAAAAGGGATAACCAAACTTTATGGAAAACTTATCTTTTAGATAATGACCAGGAAAAGCTTAAGCAAGAACTGGATAACATCATCCCCTTACAAATAGGCACTCCAACGGGTGATGAAAAGCTTTCCATTGTAATTTGCACCCGGAACAGGCCACAACAACTTGAGCAATGTGTGAAAGCCCTGATGGATTCGCACGACCAGGATTTTGAGTTAATAGTGGTTGACAATGCGCCTGACAATGACAGTACGGAACAGATCATGAAAAAATACCCTACTGTAAAATATGTAAAAGAACCCCGTAAAGGACTGAGTATAGCTCGAAATACAGGTGCCAGGCAGGCAAGACATGATATAGTTGCATATACCGATGATGATGTAATTGTTCACCCTACCTGGACCAGGATAATTAAAACAACTTTTCAGGACCAGTTGACCATGGCTGTTACCGGCTTAGTGATACCGGTTAGTTTACAGGTTAAAGCGCAATATCTTTTCGAAAAAAATTCGGGTTTTAATAGGGGTTATATAGCAAAGGTTTTTGACAAGGACTATTTTGCAAAGTACCTTGATGTTGGTGTTCCGGTGTGGGATGTCGGCGCAGGAGCCAATATGGCATTCAGACGGAAAGTTTTTGATCACATAGGTTGGTTTGATGAGCGATTGGGTGCTGGGGCATCCGGTTGTAGCGAGGACTCTGAATTTTGGTACAGAGTAATGGCCAAAGGCTGGAACTGTAACTATTATCCGCAATTATTTGTTTATCATCAACACCGCGATTCTGAGGCATCATTAAAAAATCAAATGTTTAGCTATATGCGAGGGCACGTTAGTGCTTTACTCGTTCAATACAAAAATCATCGTCACAAAGGCAATTTATTTAGGCTGTACCATATTCTACCTGTTCATTACTTAAAAAGAATCTGCTCAGATATTCTCCATCTTCGGCTTAATACGTTAAAAGGTACTTTGAACGAAGCATACGGATGCGTTGCGGGTTATCTATATTATTTTAAATATTGCAATGGGAAGGATAATGATACATAG
- a CDS encoding methyltransferase domain-containing protein, whose amino-acid sequence MTNSLKTTLKRHLPTFIKRLANRLGLYPEFIPAQGKINWGDFKSVKPFSNDFGFDRGGAVDRYYIEKFLAEQSVHIKGNVLEIADNAYTLKYGGNNVIKSDVLHLNADTPGATYIGDLSKGEGLPSEHFDCIILTQTLHLIYDYISALKHCYRILKKDGILLITTPGISPIDRGEWGKYWLWSFNEHSMRRIFAELFPTNSFTIKTYGNVYAATTFLYGAGIGEVDRSKLDVRDTAFSVIVAIQLKK is encoded by the coding sequence ATGACCAACAGTTTAAAAACTACGCTAAAAAGGCACTTACCCACTTTTATCAAAAGGCTAGCAAACCGCTTGGGCTTGTATCCTGAATTTATCCCTGCTCAAGGTAAAATCAACTGGGGCGATTTTAAGTCAGTAAAACCATTTAGTAATGATTTTGGCTTTGACCGTGGAGGTGCTGTAGATCGTTACTATATTGAAAAATTTTTAGCTGAACAATCCGTTCATATTAAGGGCAATGTTTTAGAGATCGCAGATAACGCATATACGTTAAAATACGGTGGAAACAATGTTATAAAAAGTGATGTCTTACATTTAAATGCCGACACACCAGGCGCTACCTATATTGGGGATTTAAGTAAAGGGGAAGGCTTACCTTCCGAACATTTTGATTGTATTATACTTACACAAACATTACATCTTATTTATGATTATATATCCGCGCTGAAACATTGTTACCGAATCCTTAAAAAGGATGGAATATTATTGATAACGACTCCGGGAATAAGCCCGATCGACCGGGGAGAATGGGGTAAATACTGGCTTTGGTCATTTAATGAGCATTCTATGAGGAGGATTTTCGCAGAGTTATTCCCTACAAACAGTTTTACGATAAAAACTTATGGCAATGTATATGCTGCCACAACTTTCTTATATGGGGCTGGAATTGGTGAAGTGGATAGATCAAAGCTTGATGTAAGAGATACTGCATTTAGTGTTATCGTAGCCATTCAATTAAAAAAATAG
- a CDS encoding ABC transporter ATP-binding protein: protein MSNLILKAENISKYYRLGVIGSGSFKEDLQNFWKNTFSTGGHKTTNNIDIQPKANELWALKDIDFEIMKGDVVGFVGKNGAGKSTLLKVLSRITLPTTGTIKGKGRVASLLEVGTGFHAELTGRENIFLNGQILGMHKKEIISKFEEIVAFSGIERFLDTPVKRYSSGMYVRLAFAIAAHLEPEILIVDEVLAVGDAEFQKKCLGKMKQVSAEEGKTVLFVSHNSQALRNLCTKAIYLEKGRLIDMGNTQDVISNYLKREQTLYLNRVYADPDTAPGNENIRIKRVEMLPQYLDSSNIIDIRTPLVIEFEFWYLPTEEMDLGVNVLLNTVMGDCIFDVPSPAYQYSKGLIKGKCIIPGDFLNNGSYLIDLLFVKNTSSSLFDFEECLSFDVEDFRENTAWYGDWVGAVRPKFKVQLQQDEI from the coding sequence ATGAGTAACCTGATATTAAAAGCAGAAAACATATCAAAATATTATCGCTTGGGCGTAATAGGCTCCGGATCATTTAAGGAAGACCTTCAAAATTTCTGGAAAAATACATTTTCAACTGGTGGTCATAAAACGACAAACAACATTGATATTCAACCTAAAGCAAACGAACTATGGGCGCTTAAAGATATAGACTTTGAAATAATGAAAGGCGATGTGGTAGGTTTTGTCGGCAAAAACGGAGCTGGAAAATCAACCTTATTAAAAGTATTGTCGCGTATTACACTACCAACTACCGGAACAATTAAAGGGAAAGGCCGCGTTGCAAGCTTATTGGAAGTTGGGACGGGGTTCCATGCAGAACTAACAGGACGTGAAAACATATTTCTAAATGGTCAGATACTTGGGATGCATAAAAAAGAGATTATATCCAAGTTTGAAGAAATTGTTGCTTTTTCAGGCATTGAGCGCTTTTTAGACACTCCGGTAAAACGTTACTCCAGCGGAATGTATGTTAGACTCGCATTTGCCATAGCAGCGCATTTAGAGCCCGAGATTCTTATCGTTGATGAAGTATTGGCTGTAGGTGATGCCGAATTTCAGAAAAAATGTCTGGGTAAAATGAAACAGGTATCAGCGGAGGAGGGCAAAACTGTGCTTTTTGTAAGCCATAATTCACAGGCGCTTAGAAACTTATGCACTAAAGCAATTTACCTGGAAAAAGGCCGCCTTATTGATATGGGGAATACGCAAGATGTAATATCCAATTACTTAAAGCGTGAACAAACGCTATATCTAAACAGAGTATATGCTGATCCTGATACTGCACCAGGAAATGAAAATATCCGCATTAAGCGTGTAGAAATGTTACCGCAATACCTGGATTCCAGCAATATTATTGACATCAGAACGCCCTTAGTCATTGAATTTGAATTTTGGTATTTGCCAACAGAGGAAATGGATCTGGGTGTAAATGTGCTTTTAAACACAGTAATGGGCGATTGCATTTTTGATGTTCCCTCTCCGGCATATCAGTACAGCAAAGGGTTGATCAAAGGAAAATGTATCATCCCTGGCGACTTTCTAAATAATGGTTCCTATTTAATAGACTTATTGTTTGTAAAAAATACCAGCAGCTCTTTGTTTGATTTTGAAGAATGTTTATCTTTTGATGTTGAGGACTTTAGAGAAAATACAGCATGGTATGGCGACTGGGTTGGCGCGGTTAGGCCAAAGTTTAAGGTACAGTTACAGCAGGATGAAATTTAA
- a CDS encoding polysaccharide deacetylase family protein yields the protein MLHSLLSKVKNKYTRRGVVLMYHRIANPISDPWDLAVSPENFEEHLKVLKAYNVIPVNELPDILAKKNKMFSNTVVVTFDDGYRNNYLAGKPLLEKYNIPATFFIPTNSIGEQQEFWWDALERICLQSTNLPDKLILKHPENISWDIGNSNNMVNPTDLYFKLCAIVRKMPAGQHQTFIKVLETWANNTNNRSAYFTMDKKELLDLQSNKLFTIGAHTMTHPFLPNFSYDYQESEIQGGIAFLEELTNNPIKYLAYPHGGWDQNTLEILADSDVALAFTTNPQHFKADTYNFTIPRFQVGNWDGKTFAFHLNNWMRK from the coding sequence ATGCTCCATTCATTGCTATCAAAAGTAAAAAACAAGTATACTCGCCGCGGTGTTGTATTAATGTATCATCGGATAGCAAACCCTATATCAGACCCTTGGGATCTTGCTGTTAGTCCTGAGAATTTCGAAGAACATTTAAAAGTATTAAAAGCCTATAATGTAATTCCGGTAAATGAATTGCCAGATATACTTGCTAAAAAAAACAAAATGTTCTCCAATACCGTAGTTGTTACTTTTGATGATGGCTATCGGAATAATTATTTAGCCGGCAAACCCTTACTTGAAAAATACAACATTCCGGCAACATTCTTTATTCCTACGAATTCAATTGGGGAGCAACAAGAATTTTGGTGGGATGCTCTGGAACGCATTTGCTTGCAATCGACTAATCTACCTGACAAATTAATACTTAAGCATCCTGAGAATATTTCATGGGATATCGGTAATTCTAACAATATGGTTAACCCTACCGATCTGTATTTCAAACTTTGCGCTATTGTTAGGAAAATGCCTGCAGGACAGCATCAAACGTTTATCAAAGTCCTTGAAACCTGGGCAAACAATACGAATAACAGGTCAGCGTATTTTACAATGGATAAAAAAGAGCTCCTGGATTTGCAATCAAATAAGCTCTTTACTATTGGTGCGCATACAATGACACATCCTTTCTTGCCAAATTTTTCATACGATTATCAAGAAAGTGAGATACAGGGAGGAATTGCCTTTTTAGAAGAATTAACTAACAACCCCATTAAATACCTGGCGTATCCACACGGTGGTTGGGATCAAAACACTTTAGAGATTTTGGCTGATTCAGATGTAGCACTGGCATTCACTACAAATCCTCAACATTTTAAAGCTGATACTTATAATTTCACCATACCACGTTTTCAGGTAGGCAATTGGGACGGAAAAACATTCGCGTTTCATCTTAACAATTGGATGAGAAAATAA